One stretch of Halobacillus litoralis DNA includes these proteins:
- a CDS encoding hemolysin family protein produces MIIAIIFLLFVSLFFSGSETALTAANKMKLQSRAKKDDKKAGKLLDLLSHPSEFITTILIGNNIANILLPTLVTTLAIQYGFSVGVASAILTVIIIIFSEVIPKSVAAAFPDRIALTVYPVIRFFVILFKPITIVLNRLTGFITNALSKGQASESSISKEELRTMVDIADSEGTFNEAESHRIKGVLDFYNLNVKDVLKTPRVDMIAIDKEATFEEVRDMVVQHPFTRYPVYGEDMDDIIGVFHSKYLISWAMEPEKPFMDYTYKDPLVVYEFHKIEWVFRKMTKEKKHMAIVLDEYGGTEGVLTHEDVIEAMIGLEIEDEMDVERDSIIDKISETELICDGKITLRRLNSIFDTEIPEEEDVLAGYLIKEFNDFPDEGDVLEQANLTFKVLEIEGRMVRKVQIIK; encoded by the coding sequence GTGATCATTGCGATCATCTTTTTGCTGTTCGTGTCGCTTTTCTTCTCAGGAAGTGAAACGGCTCTTACGGCAGCTAACAAAATGAAGCTCCAATCGAGAGCTAAGAAAGACGATAAAAAAGCAGGTAAGTTACTAGATTTACTCTCACACCCCAGCGAATTCATCACTACTATTTTAATTGGGAATAATATCGCTAATATTCTGTTGCCGACACTTGTGACAACACTAGCCATTCAATATGGTTTCAGTGTGGGGGTGGCTTCTGCCATCTTGACGGTAATCATTATTATTTTTTCAGAGGTCATTCCGAAATCGGTGGCCGCTGCTTTTCCGGATCGCATTGCTTTGACTGTTTACCCAGTCATTCGTTTTTTTGTGATTCTTTTCAAACCTATTACTATTGTCCTGAACAGGTTAACAGGATTTATAACGAATGCATTATCGAAAGGACAGGCAAGTGAATCTTCTATTTCAAAAGAAGAGCTTCGTACCATGGTGGACATTGCGGACTCCGAGGGGACGTTCAATGAAGCAGAATCCCATCGCATCAAAGGTGTGCTTGATTTTTATAATTTAAACGTAAAAGATGTGTTGAAAACACCACGGGTTGATATGATTGCCATTGATAAGGAAGCTACTTTCGAAGAAGTCCGTGATATGGTCGTCCAACATCCATTCACCCGGTATCCTGTCTATGGGGAGGATATGGATGATATCATCGGTGTTTTCCACTCAAAGTATTTGATTTCGTGGGCGATGGAACCGGAAAAACCATTTATGGATTATACGTATAAAGATCCGCTGGTCGTCTATGAGTTCCATAAGATTGAATGGGTGTTTAGGAAAATGACGAAAGAGAAGAAGCACATGGCCATTGTTTTGGATGAGTATGGGGGGACCGAGGGTGTTCTTACCCATGAAGATGTTATTGAAGCAATGATCGGCTTGGAAATCGAAGATGAAATGGATGTAGAGAGAGATTCAATCATAGATAAAATTTCAGAAACCGAATTGATTTGTGATGGGAAAATTACCTTGCGTCGTCTGAATTCTATTTTTGATACAGAAATCCCGGAAGAGGAAGATGTCCTTGCGGGTTATCTGATCAAAGAATTCAATGATTTCCCTGACGAAGGGGATGTATTGGAACAAGCGAATCTAACGTTCAAAGTGTTGGAGATTGAAGGGCGTATGGTGCGGAAAGTACAGATCATTAAGTGA
- a CDS encoding SurA N-terminal domain-containing protein: MTLNKKWLLSLLFVAFVSLLAACGNDEGASDDKEKEKEKEEKTEQAESGEQPEAPEPDLEGVPEVVASVNGTEIKKEEFETTYKGQFQQAAMQSQMTGQELDQDQLKKQVAESLVGQELLMQEANNREFTASEKEVNQTLEELAKQQQVGSADEFLAALEEQGMSEKEVRSQIQTQVKIDKLIAEEAGDVKPSEEEIKEAYDKMKEQQESMDTEQEVPSYEEAKPTIEQQLTRQKEGQATQKLVDNLREEADVTVNL, encoded by the coding sequence ATGACATTGAATAAGAAATGGTTATTAAGTTTACTATTTGTAGCGTTCGTTTCTTTACTTGCTGCCTGCGGTAACGATGAAGGCGCTTCTGATGATAAGGAAAAAGAGAAAGAAAAAGAAGAGAAAACCGAACAAGCAGAATCCGGTGAACAACCTGAAGCACCTGAGCCGGATCTTGAAGGTGTTCCGGAAGTAGTCGCTAGTGTAAATGGTACTGAAATTAAAAAAGAAGAATTTGAAACGACTTATAAAGGACAGTTCCAACAAGCAGCGATGCAGTCTCAAATGACAGGGCAGGAACTTGATCAGGATCAACTGAAGAAACAAGTAGCAGAAAGCTTGGTAGGACAAGAGCTGTTGATGCAGGAAGCGAACAATCGTGAATTCACAGCTTCTGAAAAAGAAGTAAACCAGACACTTGAGGAGTTGGCTAAGCAACAGCAAGTTGGTTCCGCTGACGAATTCCTTGCTGCGCTTGAAGAACAGGGAATGAGTGAGAAGGAAGTAAGGTCTCAAATTCAGACTCAAGTTAAAATTGATAAGCTTATTGCTGAGGAAGCTGGAGATGTAAAACCTTCAGAGGAAGAAATCAAAGAAGCTTATGACAAAATGAAAGAACAGCAAGAGAGCATGGATACGGAACAAGAAGTACCATCTTATGAAGAAGCAAAACCAACGATCGAACAGCAGCTGACTCGTCAAAAAGAAGGACAAGCTACTCAAAAACTTGTCGATAATCTTCGCGAAGAAGCAGACGTTACAGTTAATCTATAA
- a CDS encoding MHYT domain-containing protein — translation MEVVGEYNEWLVLLSVVVSILSSYTALQIVNRMASVQRTRYKWLILGSLTFGGGIWSMHFIAMLAYDMGMPVVYDVALVVLSILAAVASSFTAFFIISKGLDKKVWRFTGALLIALSIVSMHYIGMDAMKMNAWIEYNPWLVAASGAIALAVSFVGLRLFSLYAHKEKGDNKRDHIKGWGSSTFMGMAICGMHYTGMESATFYMESNQSPISGPVVDPTMLAWLIAGGVLLTIGFLIALIKFDTEMETTNTRLEVANEMYRSILESANDAVVTSDENGIVLAWNKSAEQTFGYKADEMIGELLTKVMPAHFRGAHQQAIERYTQTKNARVIGKTVELEGLNKDGSTFPMELSLSTVEDEESTYFTGIIRDITERFENEKRIRELVYKDDLTHLPNRRALYEQLAGYIQDVQENLAVMFLDFDRFKQVNDVYGHRMGDLLLNEGAVRVKSLLTQRDLLARQSGDEFIIVLPDTGAEGAKEVAELIIEEIATPFTIEDRDLYISGSIGISLYPEDGTTPDLLYQARRYIDVSGKTNGRRTVLFLYGRNGSAHHSETPTGKRAEESR, via the coding sequence ATGGAAGTGGTTGGTGAATACAACGAATGGTTGGTGCTTTTGTCAGTAGTCGTATCTATCTTGTCTTCTTATACAGCTTTACAAATTGTTAACCGAATGGCCTCCGTTCAGCGTACGAGGTATAAATGGCTGATACTAGGAAGTCTGACTTTCGGTGGTGGCATTTGGTCGATGCATTTTATTGCCATGCTTGCTTATGACATGGGCATGCCTGTTGTATATGACGTTGCTCTGGTTGTTTTAAGCATATTAGCTGCTGTTGCTTCCAGCTTCACCGCCTTTTTTATTATTAGTAAAGGGTTGGATAAGAAGGTCTGGCGGTTTACGGGAGCGCTGTTGATTGCTTTGAGCATCGTGTCCATGCATTACATTGGGATGGATGCCATGAAGATGAATGCTTGGATCGAGTACAATCCATGGCTGGTGGCTGCATCCGGAGCTATAGCGTTAGCTGTTTCTTTTGTAGGGTTACGACTCTTTTCCTTGTATGCACACAAAGAGAAGGGCGATAACAAAAGGGACCACATAAAAGGGTGGGGAAGTTCTACTTTCATGGGGATGGCTATCTGTGGCATGCACTATACGGGGATGGAATCGGCTACCTTTTATATGGAATCAAACCAATCGCCGATAAGTGGTCCTGTTGTTGACCCGACAATGCTCGCCTGGTTGATCGCTGGTGGAGTTCTCTTAACCATCGGATTTCTAATTGCGTTGATCAAATTTGATACAGAGATGGAAACGACAAACACACGTCTTGAAGTGGCGAACGAGATGTATCGTTCTATTTTGGAATCCGCCAACGATGCCGTTGTAACTTCAGATGAAAATGGGATTGTTCTTGCCTGGAACAAATCAGCTGAGCAAACGTTTGGCTATAAGGCTGATGAAATGATTGGTGAGCTTTTAACAAAAGTGATGCCCGCACATTTTAGAGGGGCGCATCAACAAGCCATTGAGAGGTATACTCAAACCAAAAACGCTCGTGTGATCGGAAAAACCGTGGAACTTGAGGGTTTAAATAAAGATGGATCGACCTTTCCAATGGAGCTTTCATTATCAACAGTGGAAGATGAAGAAAGCACGTATTTCACAGGCATCATCCGGGATATTACTGAGCGTTTCGAAAATGAAAAACGGATCCGTGAATTGGTGTACAAAGATGACCTGACCCATTTACCTAACCGGCGAGCTCTTTATGAACAATTGGCTGGGTATATTCAGGACGTCCAAGAAAACCTGGCTGTCATGTTTTTGGATTTTGACCGGTTTAAGCAGGTCAATGACGTGTATGGCCACCGGATGGGGGACTTGTTGCTAAATGAAGGGGCTGTACGGGTGAAATCCCTCCTGACCCAAAGAGATCTCCTGGCCAGGCAGAGTGGGGACGAGTTTATCATTGTTCTCCCCGACACAGGTGCGGAAGGGGCAAAAGAAGTGGCGGAGTTGATCATAGAGGAAATTGCCACTCCCTTTACAATAGAAGATAGAGACCTTTATATTTCAGGTTCGATAGGTATCAGTCTCTATCCAGAGGATGGCACCACTCCCGATCTTCTTTATCAAGCGCGCAGATACATCGATGTATCAGGCAAAACAAATGGGCGGAGGACAGTATTGTTTTTATACGGAAGAAATGGATCAGCACATCACTCGGAAACTCCAACTGGAAAACGGGCTGAGGAAAGCCGTTGA
- a CDS encoding putative bifunctional diguanylate cyclase/phosphodiesterase, which produces MYQAKQMGGGQYCFYTEEMDQHITRKLQLENGLRKAVEKEGIDVYYQPQVDVYSGKIIGFEALARWSHPELGFIGPDEFIPLAEETKLIVPLGERILFEACHQYRQWMDEGHDLERISVNLSAIQFMDPTIVSTVERVVKETEIRPEHLEIELTESIVQDSVQALPVMNRMKNMGIQLALDDFGTGFSSLSYLKDFPLDTLKVDRSFIQTIHENEKDRAVVDTVIQLAERLGLSVIAEGVETEVQLEYLRSRGCAEYQGYVFSKPLNKTEASALLTRSMAM; this is translated from the coding sequence ATGTATCAGGCAAAACAAATGGGCGGAGGACAGTATTGTTTTTATACGGAAGAAATGGATCAGCACATCACTCGGAAACTCCAACTGGAAAACGGGCTGAGGAAAGCCGTTGAAAAAGAAGGTATTGATGTGTATTACCAACCGCAAGTAGACGTTTATTCCGGGAAAATTATTGGCTTCGAAGCCCTGGCTCGCTGGAGCCACCCGGAGCTTGGTTTCATAGGCCCGGACGAATTCATCCCTCTGGCAGAAGAGACGAAGTTAATCGTCCCTCTTGGAGAGCGAATCTTGTTCGAAGCTTGTCACCAATATCGCCAATGGATGGATGAAGGGCATGACCTGGAAAGAATCAGTGTCAATTTATCAGCGATCCAGTTCATGGACCCAACGATTGTATCTACGGTTGAACGTGTAGTTAAAGAAACGGAGATCCGACCTGAACATTTGGAGATTGAACTTACTGAAAGTATTGTACAGGATTCCGTACAGGCACTGCCCGTTATGAACCGTATGAAAAACATGGGGATTCAACTCGCCTTGGATGATTTCGGAACAGGGTTTTCATCACTCAGTTACTTGAAAGACTTTCCGTTAGATACGTTGAAAGTGGATCGGTCATTTATTCAGACCATTCATGAGAATGAAAAGGACCGGGCTGTTGTGGACACTGTCATTCAATTAGCAGAGCGTCTCGGGTTAAGTGTCATCGCAGAAGGGGTCGAAACAGAAGTCCAGCTGGAGTATCTCCGCAGCCGTGGGTGTGCAGAATATCAAGGCTATGTATTCAGCAAGCCGTTAAACAAAACAGAAGCAAGTGCTCTTTTAACTCGTTCGATGGCTATGTAG
- a CDS encoding NupC/NupG family nucleoside CNT transporter, whose protein sequence is MNILTGLLSLFVIVSLAWLLSSNRKMVKWHTILVGLALEGIFVYTMLNVSIGQKLLKKAALFIQSVIDYSSAGIEFVFGPLFAQTDINFLFAINVLGALIFISALISALYHIRLLPLIVKFLGTIIGKLLKTSKVESFSAVGNTFLGVAEAPLLVKPYLARMTRSETFAIMVGGTASASGAILVGYVGMGIDLKYLLISIFSVPFVSLVVAKLLEPEVETSELNEEIQMAESGHANVFEAISDGAVSGVKLALNIGGLLIAFISMIALVNGLLGFVNTDLSTIFGFLFYPFAILIGIPISDAFQAASIIGTKLAANEFIAYGNLTEMVDQLSPKTVAIMSVALCNFANLSSIGQLIVGLGSLAPNKQSQVAKLGLKAIVGGTLASFITAIFVSMFI, encoded by the coding sequence ATGAACATTCTTACAGGACTACTCTCGTTATTTGTCATCGTTTCTTTAGCTTGGCTGCTCAGCAGCAACCGGAAAATGGTAAAATGGCACACCATTCTTGTCGGTTTAGCTTTGGAGGGTATATTTGTGTACACTATGCTCAATGTTTCGATCGGACAAAAGCTGTTAAAGAAAGCTGCCCTCTTTATTCAAAGCGTGATTGATTACAGCTCTGCAGGGATTGAATTTGTATTTGGTCCGTTATTTGCTCAAACAGATATCAACTTTTTGTTTGCCATCAACGTTTTAGGCGCACTAATTTTTATATCTGCCCTGATTTCTGCTCTTTATCACATCCGCCTGCTCCCTTTGATTGTGAAATTCTTAGGAACAATCATTGGAAAGTTGCTAAAAACATCCAAAGTTGAGTCCTTCAGTGCTGTCGGAAATACATTTCTCGGTGTGGCAGAGGCACCTTTACTCGTTAAGCCATACTTAGCACGAATGACTCGTTCTGAAACCTTTGCGATTATGGTCGGAGGAACTGCCTCAGCAAGTGGAGCCATCCTGGTCGGTTATGTAGGAATGGGTATAGATTTGAAGTATCTATTAATCTCTATTTTCAGCGTACCATTCGTGTCCCTGGTGGTAGCCAAGCTGCTTGAGCCTGAAGTGGAAACATCTGAACTGAATGAGGAAATACAGATGGCTGAATCTGGTCACGCCAATGTATTTGAAGCTATTTCTGATGGTGCCGTAAGCGGAGTGAAGCTTGCGTTAAATATCGGTGGACTATTGATTGCTTTCATCAGTATGATCGCCCTGGTCAACGGGCTGTTAGGTTTCGTCAACACGGATCTATCGACTATTTTCGGATTCTTATTTTACCCATTCGCTATTCTCATCGGAATTCCTATATCAGATGCCTTCCAGGCTGCTTCAATAATTGGAACGAAACTTGCAGCGAATGAATTCATCGCTTATGGCAATTTGACAGAGATGGTTGATCAATTATCACCAAAGACAGTCGCCATCATGTCTGTCGCCCTATGTAACTTTGCTAACCTCTCATCCATCGGTCAATTAATTGTCGGTCTAGGTTCTCTAGCCCCAAACAAACAATCCCAAGTCGCCAAACTGGGACTAAAAGCTATCGTCGGAGGAACACTAGCAAGTTTCATCACAGCCATCTTCGTATCCATGTTTATATAA
- a CDS encoding Z1 domain-containing protein translates to MTATFQHLKTDGAFFKYLNKKNQYKQPVRECMMRTMAKLQDTNTTEHRPGMLLGKIQSGKTRTFIGVMGLAYDHGFDLVILLTKGTNALVRQTYARLHEEFEGAIGQDALQVFDIMNMPDNLRKYELSQKLALIVKKETHNLDRLQQAVMGKYPSLQNKRVLFIDDEADFASVAYEYKREQNVKHMRVIASKINKLRKALDRPAFLQVTATPYSLYLQPEEMKVHEGKVFEPIRPAFTELVPVHDRYIGGSVYFDKSEKDGHLASYLYHEVEEKELEVMKKMDGRRVKMDRLLSQKNITNIRRAVVNFIVGTSIRRFQQRMKGRREQKYSFIIHTERGKNAHAWQAELIQGFETLLIEAARSESEEFQRLVRESYDDLIRSVNTLKKTPAPTFDDVYEEVRHSLDEEYLVSSVVNSEKDVTELLDHKGELKLRAPMNIFIGGQILDRGVTIHNLIGFFYGRNPKSFQQDTVLQHSRMYGARPAADLAVTRFYTTQKIYAVMKRIHEFDRELRNAFERGGHHKGVVFIQRDLNDTIMPCNPNKILLSSLTMIKPHKRMLPVGFQTGYKTHIEKTIRRIDQLVKKTVNHARATKDGAYLIPVTSAKEILRLVHDTLEMETGYDFHLDEYEGVLDYLSSEAQEDAFVWLLTKTNRQIRRFKQDGKFENSPDTPGKGTGELKVARKVAQQYPALIMLRQEGKKEHGWRGAPFWWPVLVAQAETTPTVYANKTIHD, encoded by the coding sequence ATGACAGCTACATTTCAACACTTGAAAACGGATGGAGCCTTTTTCAAGTATTTAAATAAAAAGAATCAATATAAGCAGCCTGTTCGAGAGTGTATGATGCGGACGATGGCGAAGCTCCAAGATACAAACACGACCGAGCACCGCCCAGGGATGCTGCTAGGAAAGATCCAATCAGGGAAGACACGTACCTTCATCGGTGTGATGGGTCTCGCGTATGATCATGGCTTTGATTTGGTCATCCTTTTGACTAAAGGGACGAATGCGCTGGTCAGACAGACGTATGCCCGTCTTCACGAAGAGTTTGAAGGGGCCATCGGGCAGGATGCTCTGCAGGTTTTTGATATTATGAACATGCCTGATAATCTACGAAAATACGAATTGTCTCAAAAGCTGGCCCTGATCGTAAAAAAGGAGACCCACAATCTCGATCGCCTGCAGCAGGCAGTGATGGGAAAATACCCATCTCTTCAAAATAAACGCGTGCTTTTCATTGATGACGAAGCTGACTTCGCAAGTGTTGCTTACGAATACAAGCGGGAGCAAAATGTGAAACATATGCGGGTGATTGCATCAAAAATCAATAAGCTTAGAAAAGCACTCGACCGCCCAGCATTTTTACAAGTAACCGCGACTCCTTATTCTCTTTATTTGCAGCCGGAAGAAATGAAGGTCCATGAAGGGAAAGTGTTCGAACCAATCCGCCCGGCGTTTACAGAACTTGTACCTGTACATGACCGTTATATTGGTGGGAGTGTCTATTTTGACAAAAGTGAGAAAGACGGTCACCTTGCTTCTTACCTTTATCATGAAGTCGAGGAAAAAGAGCTTGAGGTTATGAAAAAAATGGATGGTCGTCGTGTGAAGATGGATCGTTTGTTGAGTCAGAAAAATATTACGAACATTCGGAGGGCGGTTGTGAACTTCATTGTTGGAACGAGCATCCGTCGTTTTCAGCAACGGATGAAAGGCCGAAGAGAACAAAAGTATTCCTTTATCATCCACACCGAACGCGGGAAAAATGCACACGCCTGGCAGGCCGAATTGATCCAAGGTTTCGAAACGTTGCTCATTGAGGCCGCCCGATCGGAATCGGAAGAGTTTCAAAGGCTCGTCCGTGAGTCTTATGACGACCTTATCCGTTCAGTGAACACACTGAAAAAGACACCGGCTCCTACTTTTGACGATGTTTATGAAGAGGTCCGTCATTCTTTGGATGAAGAATATTTGGTAAGCAGTGTCGTCAATTCGGAAAAAGATGTGACCGAACTCCTCGATCACAAAGGCGAGCTGAAGCTTAGAGCTCCGATGAACATTTTTATCGGCGGGCAAATCCTCGACCGTGGAGTGACGATTCACAACCTGATCGGCTTTTTCTATGGAAGGAACCCGAAATCTTTTCAACAGGATACAGTTTTGCAGCACTCCCGGATGTATGGAGCGAGACCTGCTGCAGACCTTGCCGTCACTCGTTTTTACACGACACAAAAGATCTACGCTGTTATGAAACGAATTCATGAGTTTGACCGGGAACTGAGGAACGCTTTTGAACGTGGCGGGCACCATAAAGGTGTTGTTTTTATTCAAAGAGACCTAAACGACACCATTATGCCATGCAATCCTAACAAGATATTGTTATCAAGCCTTACGATGATTAAACCACACAAGCGAATGCTGCCAGTCGGTTTCCAAACGGGGTATAAAACGCATATCGAAAAAACGATACGCAGGATCGATCAGCTAGTCAAAAAAACTGTGAATCATGCCCGTGCGACCAAAGATGGTGCCTATCTTATTCCAGTAACGAGTGCTAAGGAAATACTCCGTCTCGTTCATGACACGCTGGAAATGGAAACAGGCTATGATTTTCATCTCGATGAATATGAAGGGGTTCTGGATTACTTGAGTTCGGAAGCGCAGGAAGATGCCTTTGTCTGGCTACTTACAAAAACGAACAGGCAGATTCGTCGCTTCAAACAGGATGGAAAGTTCGAAAATTCCCCTGATACCCCAGGTAAAGGAACAGGGGAACTGAAGGTGGCAAGAAAAGTCGCTCAACAATATCCGGCTTTGATCATGCTTCGTCAGGAAGGGAAAAAAGAACATGGTTGGCGTGGGGCGCCATTCTGGTGGCCGGTCCTCGTTGCTCAGGCCGAGACAACTCCAACTGTGTACGCGAATAAGACGATCCATGACTAG
- a CDS encoding NUDIX hydrolase: MNDYIQTMRQMIGNETLLTVGCGAMIEDANGRILLQKRSDHGMWGIPGGLLEIGETFDSAVKREVKEETGLDLKAMELYGIYSGENGFATYANGDRVFSVQIVFRSIFYEGTLTTNHESKRQAFFHAEEIHESLLNPHQAPFIRDWMKGTSPPVIR, from the coding sequence ATGAATGACTACATTCAAACCATGCGCCAAATGATCGGCAACGAAACATTGCTGACTGTCGGCTGTGGTGCAATGATTGAAGATGCCAATGGCCGTATTCTCCTGCAAAAGCGTTCTGATCATGGAATGTGGGGCATTCCGGGAGGGCTTCTTGAAATTGGAGAGACCTTCGACTCGGCGGTCAAACGGGAAGTGAAGGAAGAAACCGGGCTAGACTTGAAGGCAATGGAGTTATACGGCATTTATTCAGGTGAAAATGGTTTTGCTACCTATGCGAACGGAGACAGAGTATTCAGTGTGCAGATCGTCTTTCGCAGCATCTTTTATGAAGGAACATTAACGACGAATCACGAGAGTAAGAGGCAGGCTTTCTTTCATGCAGAGGAGATACATGAAAGTCTTCTCAACCCTCATCAGGCGCCGTTTATTCGCGATTGGATGAAAGGTACAAGTCCCCCGGTGATTCGCTGA
- a CDS encoding NADH:flavin oxidoreductase yields the protein MLFDSYKLDSKKLDNRYVVAPMTRISAEADGRANDRMKKYYQRFAKGGFGAIITEGIYTDQSFSQGYNNQPGLTTDIQADAWKPVVKAVQDEGSIIIAQLMHAGGQSQGNAYTNETIAPSAIAPKGEQLGFYGGSGPFQTPRAMDDQDFDEVKMSFVDSARRAKEAGFDGVEIHGANGYLLDQFITDYLNKREDEYGGSVENRLRFVLEVVDEILAEVGEDFIIGIRISQGKVADQTHKWAGGEKEAKQIFGALGKMGLDYIHVTDGDATAPSFGEGSKTLAGAAKTYGGITVIANGQLQEKERAESLLDSGQADLVSIGTGALANPDLPNKVRDDVELNAFDFERILLPQAEVKDHELDAPIRE from the coding sequence TTGTTATTTGATTCCTATAAACTAGACAGCAAAAAATTAGACAACCGATATGTCGTAGCGCCGATGACTAGAATTAGTGCCGAAGCGGACGGCCGGGCGAACGACCGCATGAAAAAATATTACCAGCGTTTTGCCAAAGGTGGATTTGGTGCCATCATTACGGAAGGCATCTATACAGACCAAAGCTTCAGTCAAGGCTATAACAACCAGCCAGGCCTTACGACTGATATTCAAGCAGACGCTTGGAAACCTGTAGTGAAAGCCGTGCAGGACGAAGGTTCGATCATCATCGCCCAGTTGATGCATGCCGGCGGACAAAGCCAGGGCAATGCGTACACGAATGAAACCATCGCTCCTTCTGCAATCGCTCCAAAAGGGGAGCAGCTAGGGTTCTATGGAGGGTCTGGTCCTTTCCAAACTCCTAGAGCGATGGATGACCAGGATTTTGATGAGGTGAAAATGAGTTTTGTCGATAGTGCCCGCCGTGCTAAAGAAGCTGGTTTTGATGGAGTGGAAATTCACGGAGCCAACGGCTATCTTCTGGATCAATTTATAACGGATTACTTGAATAAACGTGAGGATGAGTACGGGGGATCGGTTGAAAACCGCCTGCGTTTTGTGTTGGAAGTCGTTGATGAAATCCTAGCAGAAGTTGGAGAAGACTTCATCATCGGAATCCGTATCTCTCAAGGTAAAGTCGCCGACCAAACTCACAAATGGGCCGGTGGTGAAAAAGAAGCGAAACAGATCTTCGGTGCATTAGGAAAGATGGGACTGGATTACATCCACGTCACAGATGGCGATGCGACAGCCCCTTCCTTCGGTGAAGGATCCAAGACGCTTGCCGGTGCAGCTAAGACTTATGGCGGTATCACAGTCATCGCTAACGGGCAGCTCCAAGAGAAAGAACGTGCCGAAAGCCTTCTAGACTCAGGCCAAGCCGATTTAGTATCCATAGGTACTGGAGCACTTGCTAATCCAGACTTACCGAACAAAGTGAGAGACGATGTTGAACTGAATGCTTTCGATTTTGAAAGGATCCTGCTGCCACAGGCCGAAGTGAAAGACCACGAACTCGATGCACCTATAAGAGAATAA
- a CDS encoding MerR family transcriptional regulator → MKITEVAKKLETTPRTIRFYEEKGLISPEKASNGYRMYTNEDVRGLRTILALREVGLSMAEIKKAMTENDDFTDYLHTQRSLLYEEMLQIRDMVTTVDRMIEKSGETGEEEHMMDMARELKGLKEKRTIWRDRWNFDDQAKDYDNNIKTTGYHFNVHKDYDEALKKLHAWVDASHGERGVDIGAGTGNLTGLFLRQGIPMIAVDQSKEMLKVCTEKHPQTQTRLGHFLSLPLHDKAADFVVSSYALHHLTDEDKELALAEIDRVIGNSGRVVIADLMFKDASNREDVLRTYQESGNEEAVEAIKDEYYADRSRLIRWWENHGYDVKAYQFNPILHLLYAQKKERRASNE, encoded by the coding sequence ATGAAGATTACCGAAGTAGCGAAGAAATTAGAAACAACGCCAAGAACGATACGCTTTTATGAAGAAAAAGGATTGATTTCACCTGAAAAAGCAAGCAATGGGTATCGTATGTATACAAACGAAGATGTAAGAGGATTGCGTACCATTTTGGCTTTGAGGGAGGTCGGTCTGTCGATGGCCGAGATAAAAAAAGCAATGACGGAGAATGATGACTTTACGGATTATTTACATACTCAGCGTTCACTCCTTTATGAGGAAATGCTCCAGATCAGAGACATGGTGACAACGGTAGACCGTATGATCGAGAAAAGTGGGGAAACAGGTGAGGAGGAACATATGATGGATATGGCACGTGAGTTAAAGGGATTGAAAGAAAAGCGAACCATCTGGCGCGATCGTTGGAATTTTGATGATCAAGCGAAAGATTACGATAACAACATTAAAACAACGGGTTATCATTTCAATGTTCATAAAGATTATGATGAGGCTCTTAAGAAGCTCCATGCATGGGTGGATGCATCACACGGGGAGAGAGGTGTAGATATCGGAGCAGGTACAGGAAACTTAACGGGACTATTTTTGCGGCAGGGCATTCCTATGATTGCTGTTGATCAGTCGAAAGAGATGTTGAAGGTGTGTACCGAGAAACACCCTCAAACCCAAACACGCCTCGGGCATTTCCTTTCTCTGCCCTTACACGATAAAGCGGCGGATTTCGTTGTCTCCAGCTATGCGCTTCATCATTTAACGGATGAGGATAAGGAGCTTGCCCTTGCAGAAATCGATAGAGTTATAGGGAATAGTGGGCGAGTGGTGATCGCAGACTTAATGTTCAAAGATGCTTCAAATCGAGAGGACGTTCTCCGCACCTATCAAGAATCAGGAAACGAAGAAGCGGTGGAGGCGATTAAAGATGAGTACTATGCGGATCGTTCACGCTTGATCAGATGGTGGGAAAATCACGGATATGATGTGAAAGCCTATCAGTTCAATCCGATTCTCCACCTGCTCTATGCTCAAAAGAAGGAAAGGAGGGCATCTAATGAATGA